One Methanotorris formicicus Mc-S-70 genomic window carries:
- a CDS encoding V4R domain-containing protein — MELFRVMSYIAIKKIKEKGSEITLYEIGYEFGKFLKPKNIRELKTFFRKNNLGILEIESRKPFILKVRECAMCGGLEINEPICYFDAGLLAGALECILNKTVVVDEIKCMGQGYDACYFKIGVVNNNPTISEY, encoded by the coding sequence TTGGAACTTTTTAGAGTTATGTCATACATAGCAATAAAAAAAATTAAAGAGAAGGGTTCTGAAATAACTTTGTATGAGATTGGGTATGAATTTGGAAAGTTTTTAAAGCCAAAAAACATTAGGGAATTAAAAACATTTTTTAGAAAAAACAATTTGGGAATTTTAGAGATTGAAAGTAGAAAACCGTTTATTTTGAAAGTAAGGGAATGTGCAATGTGTGGTGGTTTGGAGATTAACGAGCCAATTTGTTACTTTGATGCTGGATTACTTGCGGGAGCCTTGGAATGCATATTAAATAAAACTGTTGTAGTTGATGAAATAAAATGTATGGGCCAAGGGTATGATGCCTGTTACTTTAAGATTGGGGTTGTAAATAATAACCCCACTATTTCCGAATA